In a genomic window of Deltaproteobacteria bacterium:
- a CDS encoding FKBP-type peptidyl-prolyl cis-trans isomerase, whose protein sequence is MMKYLFTAVLTTTLLFGTARAEDKTELKEEKDKVSYSIGFQVGSDFKRQGVELDPEILARGVQDALTESEPAMTREDMSSTLADLREKVMAAQQEEMKKAGEKNLADGKAFLAENGKKEGVTTTASGLQYKVMNEGEGDPPKATDTVTVNYRGTLIDGTEFDSSYKRGQPATFQLNRVIKGWTEGLQLMKPGAKYQLFIPPELAYGERGAGQVIGPNSTLIFEVELISVEAAETK, encoded by the coding sequence ATGATGAAATACCTATTTACGGCTGTACTCACCACAACGCTTCTTTTCGGCACCGCCCGTGCGGAGGATAAAACTGAACTGAAAGAGGAAAAGGACAAGGTCAGCTACAGCATCGGTTTTCAGGTTGGCAGCGACTTCAAACGCCAGGGGGTTGAACTCGATCCGGAAATCCTCGCGAGAGGCGTTCAGGATGCCCTGACAGAATCCGAGCCCGCGATGACCCGTGAGGATATGAGCAGCACGCTGGCCGACCTGAGAGAAAAGGTCATGGCGGCACAGCAGGAGGAGATGAAGAAGGCGGGCGAAAAGAACCTCGCAGACGGGAAGGCGTTCCTGGCAGAGAACGGGAAGAAGGAAGGTGTCACGACCACGGCGAGCGGCCTCCAGTACAAGGTAATGAACGAGGGAGAGGGAGACCCGCCGAAGGCGACGGACACCGTCACCGTCAACTACCGGGGGACGCTCATCGACGGAACCGAGTTCGACAGCTCCTACAAGAGGGGGCAGCCGGCAACCTTCCAGCTGAACCGGGTGATCAAGGGCTGGACGGAGGGGCTCCAGCTCATGAAACCGGGGGCGAAGTACCAGCTCTTCATACCCCCCGAGCTTGCCTACGGGGAGCGCGGCGCCGGGCAGGTAATCGGGCCGAACAGCACCCTCATCTTCGAGGTGGAGCTCATATCGGTCGAAGCCGCTGAGACCAAATAG